The DNA region TCCGCTGGCTCGGGGTACACGGCATGTACGCGACGTATCGAGCCGCCGACCGCCGCGAACTCACCACCCATGCCGCACAGTCGTCCCGGATCGCGCGCATCGCCGACCGGGTCGCGGGACGCTGATCCGCCGTACAGACAGGGGAACCCCATGAGCACCGCAGTCATGGACACCGTCCGTTACTCCTCCGACGGTCAGCTCCTCGACATCCATCGCGCCGCCGCCCCGGACGCCCCGACGGTTCTGCTCTGGCACGGGCGCGGCCCGGCCGAGCGGGACGTCCTGGGCGCCCTGGCCGCGGAGGTGGCCCGCCTCGGCGCCACCGTCATAGTCCCCGACTGGCACCCGGACGCCCCCGACGGCGGCCGCCCCCACCTCGAGGCGTCCCTCCGCTTCACCTGGGACTTCGTACGGGACCCGGCCGACGTCGTCCTCGTCGGCTGGTCGCTCGGCGGCCGGGCCGCGATGGCGACGGCCCTGCGCCCCGACCCGCCGGAGGGCTGGCGCCCGGCCGCCGTGGTCGGCATCGCCGCCCGCTACAACCAGCCCGAGCCGCTGCTCGGCCTGCCCTCCCCGATGGCCGTCTGCGCCTCCGCCCCGCCGCTGCCCATCCATCTGGTGCACGGCACGGCGGACCGGGTCTGCGACTTCGCCAACGCCCAAGAGTTCCAGTCCGTCCTGGCCGCCTGCGGCCGCCCCGCGCCCCTCACGGTGCTCACCACCGACCACTCGGGCGCGGTCATGGCCGAGTACGCCTCCGAACTCGGCCGCTGCCGCCCCGCGCACTCCGGAAGCGCCCACCGCGAGGGCCTGCGCACGGCCCGCGTCATCGCGGAGGCGGCGGGCCTGCCCACGCGGGAGGGCCAAGTCAGCGGGTGACCCGTACCCCGTGGAGCATCGGCAGCGCGGTCGCCCGGACCGTCCTGTCGCGGTAAGAGATGCCCCCGCCGCGCGGCCGCCCGGCATTCCGTTCAGGCAACGCGGTGGGGCAACGCAGTGGGGCATCGGCGCCGACACGACCCCGTTGAATTTCATTGCCCGCCAGTCCGCTGCGCACTGCACAGACGGGCCGAATTCAGATCGTGGTGAGCGCGAGGCACGGTCGGGGACGCCGCCGAATTCCGATTTCGGCGACGGCTCTTTCCCTCACCGGTGACGAGTCGGCACCCCGGCCGTTCATCTCCGGCCAACGAGTCTCTGAGCAGCACGAACACGGCCGCGACCGGCGCTACGGACCGTCGGCGAACCGGCACTCCATCGGCCGATTCAGCGCCCCGGGCAGCCACTTCCACCGCCCGCGAAACGGGCATTGAGCGGCTTTTGAACAAGGCGGGCGCCGAGCCGCCCGTCCCCTACAGTCCGTACCGCCAAGAGGCGGACCGATGGCTTCCCCCATGCCGAGCGCTGCCGGTTCCGCGACCCCCCATGCTCGAAAACGGAGCCAGTTCCGCGAGTGAAATCCAGAATCGATCCGCTTTCCATAGCCGCGATGGCGATCGCCGTGGTCTCCATATCCGCCACCGCCCCGCTCACCGCCGCCGCCACCGCGTCGCCGCTCGCCATGGCCTTCTGGCGCAACGCCCTGGGCTTCGCCACCCTCGGGCCGTTCCTCCTGATACTGCGCCGCCGCGAGGTGGTGCGCGTCGTGCGTGGCGAGCGCGGGCTGCTGCGCCCCGAACAGTGGCGGCCCATGGTCTTCGGCTTCCTCGCGGCCACGGCACTCGCTCTCCATTTCGCGGCCTTCATGACGAGTACGCAGCTGACCTC from Streptomyces sp. NBC_00258 includes:
- a CDS encoding alpha/beta hydrolase; the encoded protein is MSTAVMDTVRYSSDGQLLDIHRAAAPDAPTVLLWHGRGPAERDVLGALAAEVARLGATVIVPDWHPDAPDGGRPHLEASLRFTWDFVRDPADVVLVGWSLGGRAAMATALRPDPPEGWRPAAVVGIAARYNQPEPLLGLPSPMAVCASAPPLPIHLVHGTADRVCDFANAQEFQSVLAACGRPAPLTVLTTDHSGAVMAEYASELGRCRPAHSGSAHREGLRTARVIAEAAGLPTREGQVSG